The following nucleotide sequence is from Paenibacillus odorifer.
CGCAGAGGATGGCCTTTTTTTTAAATACAACAAGAACGTATAAGTTCGGCACGATACATTACCTTCTATTTCTCGCATAAGCGCTTACCGTTCTTTAGGGACATCGAAGGCATTTTTGCTTGCATATAAGAATCGTGCCCCTTGCCCAGTTCCTGATTTCCACTTGCTATTGTACTAACGGACTTAGATGCAGCTATTTGTACATTTTAAGCCTTTTGGAGGAAGTTGTGGACTCGAGAGATCTTATTTTCCATAAATGGAGGGAATATCGTGCTATTTTAGTGATATAAAGTCTCTGAAGTCCGTTAGCATCCCAGAACAGCGAAATAGTTACGAATAAGGGCTGTGGTGTCCGAACGCAATTCTGAATTCTGCTCGCAATAAAGCTACATTGGCAGATAGCAGCAGCTTTTCATGAAATGGTCGACTCATTTTAGTTTTGAGCCTACTCTATCTGAAATTCCACTCTTCACCGTGGATTTAATTTCACCTGTGAACCTTTGCCGCCTGTCTGTATGCCCGTTTCCTTCGTTCCAACGTCCTTCAAGTCAGTCACTAGTCGCTCCAATACGGCCTTGGAGGCAGCCGCTTCTTTGGCGCCGGATGCCTTCACGACTAATTGCACCGGCTTGCCGGAGCGGAGATGCTTATCAGCCTGACGGAGCTTAGTATCGTAGTCGTGCTCTTCAATATGAGCAGTAAAGCGGAGTTCTTTGACCTTCTCCTTGCTGCCGCCCTTTGCAGCTGAACCCCCACTGGCCTTGCGTGCTGAGGCTGCTTCTTTCTGCGCGGCCGCTTTTGCTTTGCCTTTTGCAGTTAGGCTGCAGGGCGGTGGGCTGCTCATTAGCGAGGTGCATACCAGATCAGCACCTGCTGATCTGGCCATGGCCAGCGCCTCTTCCCGGGAGACGATACCCAGCTTCTCACCCCTAAGTCCTGTAAGGACTACTTCGGATGCTCTGATTTGTTCATTGATTAATACTGCCACTTCTATGAATCCTCCCCTGATAACGATGATAAAGCTATCATATATGGAACTAGCTTGAGGTTCAAATGTGGAGCGTAGGATTAGCGTTACTAATCCTCTCAATTTCTTCTTTTATGATTTTTAGGATTAGTTTTTTAGATGATGTTGCTAGATATTCTCGGTTGCGCCGCTGCAATATACCTACTTGTATGAACGGTTCGCTTAGTGCAACATCTATTTTTACGATATCTGTCATTAAAGCTGTCGAATCAAGCACTACCCCTACCCCAGGGTTCTTTCTTACAAAATGAGGAATAGCAGAAATTTGGCTTATGGTGGATAAAGTGGGCTTTGATTCGAATCTCGAAAATTGCTTAGCTAACCGAAGGTAATATAAGCAAGTGCGCCCTCCAGCTATAATTGGATATTCAAGAATTTCTCGAAATGAAATATCGTCTCGTCCGCTTAAAGGATGATTTTCATCTACTATAAAAGCGATTTTCTCGTGATAGAGCGGTTCGAAATAAAAGAAAGACAGGTCGGACGGCTCACCGCAGATGGCGAAATCCAGCTCACTTTGGAGGACAAGCTGTGAGAGGGAATCAGTGTTACCCTGAATGAAGTTACATGCCATCTTTGGTTTTTGCTCCTGAAACTTTCGCAAGGCGTTCGGTAGGACGGATTCCATCATGGATTCAATGCCTCCGATATGAAGTGTGCCAATTTCGTCATGCTGTAAAGCCTTGGTGAGTTCTGATACATAGTTCCAATGTTGAATAAGGTTATCGATTTCCCCTGCAAAAACTTGCCCAGCACTTGTCAGTTCTACTTCCCAGCCTCTGTGAAAGAGTTGTATGCCCAGTTCTTTTTCAAGTCGTTGAATTTGGTTGGTAATGGTAGACTGCGCATAATTCAACTTCTCGGCAGCGCGTGAGAAAGTGCCTTCTTGAAGAATGGTCTTAAAAGCCATCAGTTCTTTTAGATCCATCGATTGTCACCTCTATCGGTATAATTGATTAAGATTATTATCTTATTCAATTATATAAATCAAAATACTGAGAGTACAATAAAAGAATTCCAAAGAAGGAGTGAATTAAAATGCCTTTCATTAGAGTCAGTTATCTGGAGCAACAATACGACATTCATCAGCTAGAAGGAATATGCAGAGCGATTATGAGCGCGTTAATTCAGCATTTCCATGTACCGGAGGATGATATGTTTCAGGTTTTTCATGCGCATAAAGCGGGGGAATATTTTTATAGTAAAGATTATTTAAATATTGAACGAAGCGACGGACTGATATATATCCAAGTTACGCTAAAATCCGGAAGATCAACGGAACAGAAGAAAAGCTTTTACGCGAGGCTAGCCGAGGAATTATCGATGACGCTAAACATCAGAAAAGAAGATATATTCATTGTGCTCGTCGATACGGAATTCGAAGATTGGTCGTTTGGTAACGGTGTTGCTCAAATGCTACAACCTCCGGTTAGGGAGGCGTAATATGGCGCATCAGAAAATCGCCACAAATGTACGGGAATCGTTAGGCGAGTTCGCTCCGGCATTCGTCGAATACTCGGAAAATGTGTTGTTTGGGGACTTATGGAGACGTGAGCAATTATCACTTCGGGATCGTAGCATGATTACGATTTCTGCCTTGGTGATGGGGGGCATGACGGAACAACTCCCCTATCATCTGCGCTTGGCTTTAGAGAACGGCTTACAACTTGAAGAAATCGTGGAGGCTATCACCCACCTTTCTTTTTATGTAGGTTGGCCGCGAGCCTCTTCAGCTCTAGAGGTTGCAAAGGATGTAATAGGAAAAAATAAATAACGTCTAACTTTTCAATCCCATCCGTAACCTTTAGGAACTTCATTGGCACTTGTATATAATACGGAAGAAGGGAGCGGGGGAGAAAATGCTTCAGTATATCGAAGAGGCTAAACAAGGAGACCGACAAGCTTTTGAACAGATTGTTAGGCACTTTACACCGATGGCCAATGCAGTTGCGTTCGAAAAGCTGCGTGACTATCAATTAGCGGAAGATGCTGTGCAGGAAGCTTTCACAGAAGCCTTTTTGCATTTGAATAAATTACGAGCAGTAGAGGCATTCCCGGGCTGGTTTAAAGCTATTGTGGTGCGGCAATGTTATCGCATCTTGCGAAGAAAGCAGCATCCTGCATTACCCTACGATGAAGCTGCGCAAGCGACAGAATCTTCATTTTCTATAGCAGATATTATTGAGAAAAAGGAAACCCAGCGGCTGGTTCACGAGTCTATAGCTGCATTAACGTCCAATATGCGAATTGCTGTTCAATTATATTATTTTCAAGGCTACTCACTACAAGAGATTGCTGACTTTCTGGGGACTTCGGTTTCGATATTGAAGAAGCGACTTTTTGATGCCCGCCGCAAACTGAAAGGTGCATTGCCTGTGGCAGATGTTCTTTCCGTATTCAACCATTTGTACGAAGGGGGAAAAGATGTGCTTCACATTGTAAATGGAGTTGTAGTGGGAGAGAAGTTGCGGCAAGGAATCGTTAAAGGTGATGTACTGGTGTGGAGAGAGGTATATTCGCATGGGCCCGTATTTTTGGATCCTGCCGATGGAGATAACCGTGCAGTTCGAGCGCAATATTTGGAACAAACGATGGGAATTCCGCAGAGGGAATTTATTGAAAATAGTGAGAGGCAAGAGAAGATTTTAGCTGATTTTCATAAATATGAAGAAGTGGTGTTATGGTTCGAGCATGATCTTTTCGATCAGACGATGCTCAGTTATTTACTCCATTGGTTCTCGAAGCAGAAAATGTTAACCACCAAGCTAAGCTTACTATGCATTGGAGAGTATCCGGGAATAAAGTTATTTCGAGGACTTGGACAACTTTCTATAGAGCAGATGGAAACATTATCAGGCACATGGAAGCTAATCGGAGCCAAAGAACTAGAAGCAGGTCAAGCACTCTGGGAAGCCTATGTATCACCGAATCCAGAATTGCTGTCACAACGATTAACTACAGATACGTCGGCTTTACCCTTTGCACATGACGCCTTCCGGGCGCATTTATCACGCTTTCCTTCTACTACAAACGGACTTGGCATCGTAGAACAAATCACGCTGGAGATGATCCATGAGGGAATAAAATCACCCTATGAGCTGTTCAAAAATGTGGGTGATCAGCTTCATATCTTAGGAATGGGCGACTTGCAATATTGGCATATCCTAAGAAAGCTGGTACAAGGCCCGTACCCTTTGCTACAAACCCATGGATGCAATGAGTTCCCTGTTTATAACGATTCAGTAATACAATTTAAAGTCTGTGAGCTTGTATTAACAGAGCTAGGTAAGAGTGTAATAGCTGGAAACGAAGACTGGGTGCAGAAGAATGACAGCGATGAGTGGTTTGGAGGTGTACATCTGCAAGGATTGACTCCGCGCTGGCGGTGGAATCCGTTGGTCGGTGCGCTTCAGGATAGAAGTGCCGAGGCGTAATTTATTAATCTAAATGTTTGCTACACAAGGCATATTGAGCATAAAAAGACTTCCACTAACTTGGAGATACTCAAGCGCTCCAGAGGGGGAAGTCTTTTTGTGTTGTATCCATATATTATATGAATAGTAAATATAGTATATATCATCTATTTAAAGGGTGATTGATCTTTGTTGGAGAATATTATCTATAGAATAAATAGTGAAAGTATTCACTTGTTGATGTAAAGGGAGGAATATTCGTTACACGATAGGAGGATGATGTATCAATGTCCATACAGAATAAAACAGTAATGATAAGAATTGCAAAAGCGAATTTAAAAGCGGAAAAAACCAAAAATTATTTTGTAGGGAGTGTAATGGCTTTAGCTGCATTTTTATTAACTGTTGTAATGACCTTTGGTTATAATTCTTTTACTAACCTACAAAATGAGTCGAATTTCCAAGCTTTATTCTATAACCTCAATAACAATGAAATCTCACGATTGAAAGAAATAGAGGAAATTAATAAAATCGGACTCTATAAGGAAATAGGCAGAGAGAAAAAAGAAGAACGTTTATTGTCCATTCTCTACACGGATCCAGCCATGATGGATTTATCAAATGCCAATATCGTTCTGGGGAAATTTCCTACAAAAGAAAATGAAATTGCAATAGAAAAAGACTTTCAGTTATCCGATGATCGAAGCCTGGGGCTTGGCGATTCTATTTCTTTGCAATTTAGAAACAATGCCAGCAAAGAATTTCAAACCAGCCAATTTGTGATTACTGGAATTCTGCAAACAACCGCATCAGGTAACGAGAATCGAATCGGTTACAATGCTCTGGTATCAAGCGCGTTCGTTGAGGCGGATCCGTTTCTTTCCAAAGAAGATTACTCCGCGGCAATTAGCATCAACAATAGCAGCAGTTATTCCAACGAGGAACTGAAGTCAAAAATCAAAGAAATAGGGCAGCGAATGGGTATCCCTGAGAGAAATATTCAGATCAATAATGTGAATGTGGATAGTAATAATCTGTCAGGAAGCACTGTGATAACCATCCTGTCTATCATGCTGATTATCGTACTGGCTTGTTGGCTTGTCATCTACAATATCTTTTATATTTCAATTACTAAGCGAATTAAACAATACGGACAACTTAGAGCAATCGGTGCAACAAAAAAGCAGATAAAACAGCTTGTTCTATATGAAGGGAAAAATCTTTCAAGAAAATATATCCCTATTGGAGTTATCTTTGGATGTTTAATGAGCTGGATTTTAAGTGGCTTTCACTGGAATGCAGCTCCAAGTTTTTCACTTGCTTTTTTAGCAGGTTTGCTCACCAAAGTAACAGTTAGAGCTTCATTAAACGCACCATCTAAATTCGCATCAAGAATCTCCCCTATAACAGCGATTAGACATGTAGATGCCGATGTTAATACAAAAAAGGAGAAAAGAAACTCTAAAAGACTAACACCATTTTCTTTAGCTGCATTGAACTTATCAAGAAGCAGGAAAAAGACGGTGTTAACTTTGCTGTCTCTTTTTTTAAGCGGAACGCTATTTGTTTCCTTGGGGACATTGTTAAACTCGGTCGACCCAATCTCAAAAGCAGAGAAATATTTTCCAAATCATGGTCAGTTTGATATTCAAATTAATAATGATTTGTATTCTGAAACAACCTCATTAAGTGATCTTCAGACGGAAGGGCAACTATCTACTTCTTTAAAAAATAAAATCCTAGCTATAAATGAAGTTGAGGACGTAATCGAACATCAGTATATTGAAGCTGCTATCGAAGGAATAAAAACGGATGACGGGGCCGCGATAGTCAGTATTGAGAATATCCCTACGTTAAACAACGAAAGATGGAGTAGTCATTTGGCTGAGGGGAAGATCCCGGATGTTGATTCATCGGATGCATCCTACATTCTCTTGAACAGCGCCAGTAGTGACTTAGATTATTACGGGGCTCATTACGCTGTCGGTGATCATATTTCATTCATAATTGCTAATGATCAGGAGAAGGCCAAACATGATTTTGAGATCATTGGAGATATTCCGGATAAGAATTCAGGAACTTCATTTTATCTTCCACCCAAAGTAATGCAAACTACAGCCCCTTTTAATAGCAATAAGAGCTACGAAGTTATTACTATGGATAAAGCGAATGAAGAGTTAATAAAGAGTGAGTTAGAGGGTATGATTCTCAATGAGGATACACTCAAATTATTGTCTTTTTCCGAAGTTGTGGAATCCAATAGAATTGCTTTTAGAACTATCACTATTTCAGTGTATAGTTTTATGGTTTTTATAGCAGTATTCAGTATGATCAATCTCTTGAACACCATAATCACCACTATTTCTGCAAGAAAAGGGGAGCTAGGCCTTATGCAAGCCATAGGAATGGGCCGAAAACAATTAATGGCTATGTTAACCTATGAAACAGGATTTTTAGTTGTCGGAAGCTTTACGATGGCTCTTGTTACGGGCAATCTAATGGGATACATGATAAGTAAGAGTGCGGGGAATATGGGGGGGCTTTCCTACATTCAATACCAATTCCCTTGGAGTGCTATTTTCCTGTATTTCTTGGTTATTTTACTTGTCCAGACTGGTATGGTTCAGTTTGTTAGACGAACAATATCGAAGCAGAGCATTATAGAGCAATTAAATTAACGATGCGGAAAGTTTAGCTATATTTAATAAATCCCTCGCCTTTATACGGGCCAAACGTGAAAATAAATAGTGAGTAGCAATTAACGTTGAAGGGTGATTTATATGCTGAAACTACCGGTGTATCATTCCGTTATTTCTTCCCATGCCTTAGTACCCGTAATTAATGATCTTTATGAAATCGGGGATGTTTTGGAGTGTAGTTTTTATGAGAACGGACTTAATGATACCTATTTACTAAAGACCTCTATTGATAAATACATTCTTAGGATCTATAAAGCTCATTGGCGAAATAAACATGAGATTGATTTTGAAGTGGAGGTATTGAATCACTTAAATAAGAAGAATATCCCTGTATCGGCTCCGGTAATCAGCAGGGATGGTGGTTACCTAATTGAGCTGGAGGCTCCTGAAGGAACACGTTACGCAGTACTGTTTACTTTTGCAAAAGGCAATTATTCCGATGAAAAAACTAGCTGTGAATTATACGGTGAACAAGTGGCTAAGATGCATCTGGCTATGGATGATTTCGAATGTGGGCAGCAAAGATTTACGCTTAATCTGGATCATCTGCTTAAAGAACCGCTTCAATCGATTCGCAAGCCTTTATCCCACAGGCAAGAGGATATCGATTATCTAGAATCTTTGTCGGAAGTATTGGCAAATAGCATAGCTGAAATCTCATCAGAGCTGGATTGGGGGGCATGTCATGGTGATCTTCATGGAGCGAACGTACATTTCTACGAGGATACCCTGACTCATTTCGACTTTGATTGCGGAGGTTTTGGCTGGAGGGCCTATGATGTTTCCGTGTTTTTGTGGTCAAGGGTTAGAGGGAAAGAACGAGAGCATTTTGACAATGAACAATGGACTGTTTTCCTGGAGTCATACCAAAAGCATAAAGTATTATCTGAGAACGATCTAAAGGCAATCCCTATATTTGTTGCTATCCGGGAGATATGGTTGATGGGTCTGCACACAGGGAACGCACAGGTTTGGAGTTGTGGGTGGCAAAACGATCATTACTTCAATACTAATCTGCAATTCCTACGTAATTGGTG
It contains:
- a CDS encoding ABC transporter permease, yielding MSIQNKTVMIRIAKANLKAEKTKNYFVGSVMALAAFLLTVVMTFGYNSFTNLQNESNFQALFYNLNNNEISRLKEIEEINKIGLYKEIGREKKEERLLSILYTDPAMMDLSNANIVLGKFPTKENEIAIEKDFQLSDDRSLGLGDSISLQFRNNASKEFQTSQFVITGILQTTASGNENRIGYNALVSSAFVEADPFLSKEDYSAAISINNSSSYSNEELKSKIKEIGQRMGIPERNIQINNVNVDSNNLSGSTVITILSIMLIIVLACWLVIYNIFYISITKRIKQYGQLRAIGATKKQIKQLVLYEGKNLSRKYIPIGVIFGCLMSWILSGFHWNAAPSFSLAFLAGLLTKVTVRASLNAPSKFASRISPITAIRHVDADVNTKKEKRNSKRLTPFSLAALNLSRSRKKTVLTLLSLFLSGTLFVSLGTLLNSVDPISKAEKYFPNHGQFDIQINNDLYSETTSLSDLQTEGQLSTSLKNKILAINEVEDVIEHQYIEAAIEGIKTDDGAAIVSIENIPTLNNERWSSHLAEGKIPDVDSSDASYILLNSASSDLDYYGAHYAVGDHISFIIANDQEKAKHDFEIIGDIPDKNSGTSFYLPPKVMQTTAPFNSNKSYEVITMDKANEELIKSELEGMILNEDTLKLLSFSEVVESNRIAFRTITISVYSFMVFIAVFSMINLLNTIITTISARKGELGLMQAIGMGRKQLMAMLTYETGFLVVGSFTMALVTGNLMGYMISKSAGNMGGLSYIQYQFPWSAIFLYFLVILLVQTGMVQFVRRTISKQSIIEQLN
- a CDS encoding phosphotransferase — its product is MLKLPVYHSVISSHALVPVINDLYEIGDVLECSFYENGLNDTYLLKTSIDKYILRIYKAHWRNKHEIDFEVEVLNHLNKKNIPVSAPVISRDGGYLIELEAPEGTRYAVLFTFAKGNYSDEKTSCELYGEQVAKMHLAMDDFECGQQRFTLNLDHLLKEPLQSIRKPLSHRQEDIDYLESLSEVLANSIAEISSELDWGACHGDLHGANVHFYEDTLTHFDFDCGGFGWRAYDVSVFLWSRVRGKEREHFDNEQWTVFLESYQKHKVLSENDLKAIPIFVAIREIWLMGLHTGNAQVWSCGWQNDHYFNTNLQFLRNWCEVHSIQ
- a CDS encoding tautomerase family protein codes for the protein MPFIRVSYLEQQYDIHQLEGICRAIMSALIQHFHVPEDDMFQVFHAHKAGEYFYSKDYLNIERSDGLIYIQVTLKSGRSTEQKKSFYARLAEELSMTLNIRKEDIFIVLVDTEFEDWSFGNGVAQMLQPPVREA
- a CDS encoding sigma-70 family RNA polymerase sigma factor, whose product is MLQYIEEAKQGDRQAFEQIVRHFTPMANAVAFEKLRDYQLAEDAVQEAFTEAFLHLNKLRAVEAFPGWFKAIVVRQCYRILRRKQHPALPYDEAAQATESSFSIADIIEKKETQRLVHESIAALTSNMRIAVQLYYFQGYSLQEIADFLGTSVSILKKRLFDARRKLKGALPVADVLSVFNHLYEGGKDVLHIVNGVVVGEKLRQGIVKGDVLVWREVYSHGPVFLDPADGDNRAVRAQYLEQTMGIPQREFIENSERQEKILADFHKYEEVVLWFEHDLFDQTMLSYLLHWFSKQKMLTTKLSLLCIGEYPGIKLFRGLGQLSIEQMETLSGTWKLIGAKELEAGQALWEAYVSPNPELLSQRLTTDTSALPFAHDAFRAHLSRFPSTTNGLGIVEQITLEMIHEGIKSPYELFKNVGDQLHILGMGDLQYWHILRKLVQGPYPLLQTHGCNEFPVYNDSVIQFKVCELVLTELGKSVIAGNEDWVQKNDSDEWFGGVHLQGLTPRWRWNPLVGALQDRSAEA
- a CDS encoding carboxymuconolactone decarboxylase family protein: MAHQKIATNVRESLGEFAPAFVEYSENVLFGDLWRREQLSLRDRSMITISALVMGGMTEQLPYHLRLALENGLQLEEIVEAITHLSFYVGWPRASSALEVAKDVIGKNK
- the infC gene encoding translation initiation factor IF-3; translation: MAVLINEQIRASEVVLTGLRGEKLGIVSREEALAMARSAGADLVCTSLMSSPPPCSLTAKGKAKAAAQKEAASARKASGGSAAKGGSKEKVKELRFTAHIEEHDYDTKLRQADKHLRSGKPVQLVVKASGAKEAAASKAVLERLVTDLKDVGTKETGIQTGGKGSQVKLNPR
- a CDS encoding LysR family transcriptional regulator yields the protein MDLKELMAFKTILQEGTFSRAAEKLNYAQSTITNQIQRLEKELGIQLFHRGWEVELTSAGQVFAGEIDNLIQHWNYVSELTKALQHDEIGTLHIGGIESMMESVLPNALRKFQEQKPKMACNFIQGNTDSLSQLVLQSELDFAICGEPSDLSFFYFEPLYHEKIAFIVDENHPLSGRDDISFREILEYPIIAGGRTCLYYLRLAKQFSRFESKPTLSTISQISAIPHFVRKNPGVGVVLDSTALMTDIVKIDVALSEPFIQVGILQRRNREYLATSSKKLILKIIKEEIERISNANPTLHI